Genomic DNA from bacterium:
AGCTTGCTCCCCGCCACGAACGACGTTCCCACCTCCGCGAGCACCCCCCGCGCCAGTTCGGCGGCCACTCCGGCACGCAGCTCGGGCGGCAGCTTGTCGCGCCAGGCGGGGTCAAGCTGCGCGCCGGCGCCATGCAGGCGGCGCCACAGCAGCAGCAGCGAGGAGGCCCGCCGCGTCTCGCGGGGCGTGTGGACGAGCCGCCGCCAGGCGATCCGGCGCACGGCGTCGCTCTGCGCGCCGGGGGGCGCACCCGGCCCGACCTCGGGCCACAGCTCCCCCACGAGGCCGAGGACGATCCGCAGGTAGTCCGTCATGCGCGCCCCCGCCGCCATCTCCCACAGGCGCCCTTCCCCCTCGTCCGTCAGGCGACGTCGCAGGTGGTACAGATCCGCCCAGTGCCGCAGCGGCACCGCGAGGGCGTCCACCGTCATCGCCGCGGCCACGGTGATGATCTGCGCGGGCACGCCGGGCACCGGCAGCTCCATCCCGGCCCAGGGCGTCGGCACGGCGTCGGCCGCCAGGGCGGCGAAGCTCGGCAGGTTGTAGGGCAGGAGCGGCCCCACCGGCCACAATCGCCAGTGCAGTTCGAGGGGCATTTCTCCGCGCGCCAAGGGGGGTAGACCGTACGTCCAGGGGGTGAGGCTCCAGGGCAAACGAGCTTCCCCCCAGCCGCTTGCCATCAGCAGTCGCGAAGCCGAGACAATACGGTCGGCAGGAAGCAGCAAGTCTACATCCGCCATGTCGCGCGGCAGATAATCCTCCCCCGATGCCGCCAGCAGGGCCAGGCCCTTGATGGGCAGGCACGGCACGCCTGCCTCCTGGAGC
This window encodes:
- a CDS encoding nucleotidyltransferase family protein — encoded protein: MTPNPPDPFPPPLRALAACVGDADARFAGALATAVEATPPLPHVAAVHGLTSLLYQRLRSTGLQDQLPSEQWEALKISHVRRARAQQALLEMAADAVRLLQEAGVPCLPIKGLALLAASGEDYLPRDMADVDLLLPADRIVSASRLLMASGWGEARLPWSLTPWTYGLPPLARGEMPLELHWRLWPVGPLLPYNLPSFAALAADAVPTPWAGMELPVPGVPAQIITVAAAMTVDALAVPLRHWADLYHLRRRLTDEGEGRLWEMAAGARMTDYLRIVLGLVGELWPEVGPGAPPGAQSDAVRRIAWRRLVHTPRETRRASSLLLLWRRLHGAGAQLDPAWRDKLPPELRAGVAAELARGVLAEVGTSFVAGSKLLRRTGLWLVSPAERQALREELALSEVLWGLAG